A genome region from Bacillaceae bacterium IKA-2 includes the following:
- a CDS encoding ABC transporter ATP-binding protein yields MKDYLLEVKELTTCFYSGDIEIPAVKSVSFNVSKGETLCIVGESGSGKSVTSLSIMRLIPEPPGKIVDGQIIFKGKDLLKISNEEMRKIRGNRIAMIFQEPMTSLNPVFTIGKQLSESIILHKKLSKKVAMEVAFEMLKQVKIPLPEKRLKQYPHQLSGGMRQRVMIAMALSCSPDLLIADEPTTALDVTIQAQILQLIKELKENIGTAMLLITHNMGVVAEVADNVLVMYGGRVQEYTDVKTLFKDPKHPYTAGLLKSIPKTEGPRTKLFTIEGSVPMPGQIKVGCQFYTRCHLATSRCQAEEPPLIKVGKSLVRCWEYE; encoded by the coding sequence ATGAAGGACTATTTACTAGAAGTAAAGGAATTAACAACATGCTTTTATAGCGGAGATATAGAAATACCTGCAGTGAAAAGTGTTAGTTTCAACGTGTCAAAAGGTGAAACGCTTTGCATAGTCGGAGAATCTGGATCAGGCAAAAGTGTAACCTCGTTGTCGATTATGAGATTGATACCTGAACCACCTGGAAAAATAGTAGACGGTCAAATTATTTTTAAAGGTAAAGATCTGCTCAAGATTAGTAATGAAGAAATGAGAAAAATACGGGGTAACAGGATCGCGATGATCTTTCAAGAGCCAATGACCTCTCTTAATCCTGTATTTACAATAGGGAAACAGCTATCTGAATCGATCATTCTTCATAAAAAACTATCCAAGAAAGTGGCAATGGAAGTAGCTTTCGAAATGCTAAAACAGGTAAAAATCCCGCTACCAGAAAAAAGACTGAAGCAGTACCCTCATCAACTTAGCGGGGGTATGCGTCAAAGGGTTATGATTGCGATGGCGCTATCCTGTAGTCCAGATCTACTAATTGCTGACGAACCTACTACAGCATTGGACGTCACCATCCAAGCACAAATATTGCAGTTAATTAAAGAATTAAAAGAAAACATAGGTACGGCGATGTTATTGATCACACATAATATGGGAGTTGTAGCAGAAGTAGCGGATAATGTACTCGTTATGTATGGTGGGCGAGTGCAGGAATATACAGATGTAAAAACATTATTTAAAGATCCCAAGCACCCGTATACTGCCGGACTATTAAAATCGATACCAAAGACGGAAGGGCCAAGAACAAAACTTTTCACTATCGAAGGATCAGTTCCAATGCCAGGCCAAATAAAAGTGGGTTGTCAATTTTATACTCGTTGCCACCTGGCAACGAGTAGGTGTCAAGCGGAAGAACCTCCTCTTATTAAAGTGGGTAAGAGTTTAGTCCGATGCTGGGAATATGAATAA
- a CDS encoding dipeptidase, whose amino-acid sequence MKVIDTHCDVLLKLWRSPEKSRFSDSINLKSNFRRLQAGGVFIQCFAIFVPPQVKTEHKFQVALEQIDIFNNEILAKHPEMKQIISWDEIEQLRPNEIGAMITLEGADVFHNDLTKLRLLYKLGIKAMGLTWNNANLCADGVGERRGAGLTEFGKEVVHLNNDHQVWTDVSHLSENAFWDVMEIAEYPIASHSNSRSICDHPRNLTDQQAEILFKNGGFVSHLFYPPFVKENGVATIKDLIKHIDHFCSIGGLNHICFGSDFDGTETSLKKLKDASMYPNLINELLKHFKDDEVRGFAYQNFLNHRPTKRNSITLSEAK is encoded by the coding sequence ATGAAGGTAATAGATACACACTGTGATGTTCTGCTCAAACTATGGAGGAGTCCTGAAAAAAGTAGGTTCAGTGACTCAATTAACCTTAAATCAAATTTTAGGCGCCTACAAGCGGGAGGTGTTTTTATACAGTGCTTTGCTATATTTGTTCCACCACAGGTCAAGACAGAACATAAATTTCAAGTGGCTCTAGAGCAGATTGATATTTTTAACAATGAAATCTTAGCAAAGCATCCCGAAATGAAACAGATTATATCTTGGGATGAAATCGAACAACTTAGACCAAATGAAATTGGTGCTATGATAACGTTAGAAGGCGCAGATGTATTTCATAATGATCTAACAAAATTAAGATTGTTATACAAATTAGGAATTAAGGCTATGGGATTAACTTGGAATAACGCTAATCTCTGTGCAGATGGCGTCGGAGAACGAAGAGGGGCCGGATTAACGGAGTTTGGTAAGGAAGTTGTTCATTTAAATAATGATCATCAAGTGTGGACCGATGTATCTCATCTAAGTGAAAATGCCTTTTGGGATGTGATGGAGATAGCGGAATACCCAATTGCCAGTCATTCTAACTCTAGATCAATATGTGACCATCCCCGTAATTTAACGGATCAACAAGCTGAAATACTTTTTAAAAACGGTGGCTTTGTGAGTCACTTATTTTACCCACCATTTGTGAAAGAAAATGGGGTAGCTACCATAAAGGATTTGATCAAACACATTGACCACTTTTGCTCAATAGGCGGATTGAATCACATTTGTTTTGGTTCTGATTTTGATGGAACTGAAACGTCCTTGAAAAAATTAAAGGATGCATCAATGTACCCGAATTTAATTAATGAATTATTAAAGCATTTTAAAGATGACGAAGTAAGAGGATTTGCCTATCAAAATTTCCTTAATCATAGACCGACAAAACGAAATTCGATAACTTTATCTGAGGCTAAGTAG
- a CDS encoding gamma-glutamyl-gamma-aminobutyrate hydrolase family protein (Members of this family of hydrolases with an active site Cys residue belong to MEROPS family C26.) codes for MDDQKPIIGISLAYYGVESLFERKYHVNDAYIEAIKKSGGIPLLIPIMEKEDLLQVFNQISGLLLTGGGGLLPHIKKRSRLPSLYEQNPIRHQFDKLLANLALDKNLPVMGVCRGLQVINECLGGTLHENLNEVTNEDHRQETLGDVPSHTVTLEENSIMFSCFNKSKIKVNSFHNQAVKEAGHRLKVTAKSKDGIIEAVEGIENSFILGLQFHPEEQMIDDPSFAKLYQKFIQAAKTTNV; via the coding sequence ATGGATGATCAAAAACCTATTATTGGTATAAGTTTAGCCTATTATGGTGTCGAGTCACTGTTTGAAAGAAAATATCATGTAAATGATGCATATATTGAAGCTATAAAAAAATCTGGTGGAATTCCTTTATTAATTCCTATTATGGAAAAAGAAGATCTTTTACAAGTTTTTAATCAAATTTCAGGCTTGTTATTAACAGGGGGAGGTGGGCTTCTTCCCCATATAAAAAAAAGGAGTCGCTTGCCATCATTGTATGAACAAAACCCTATACGTCACCAATTTGATAAACTTCTTGCTAATTTAGCCTTAGATAAAAACTTGCCGGTCATGGGTGTTTGTCGTGGACTTCAAGTGATAAATGAGTGTTTAGGTGGGACTTTACACGAAAACTTAAATGAAGTGACGAATGAAGACCATAGACAAGAAACACTTGGCGATGTACCAAGTCATACGGTTACCCTTGAAGAGAATAGTATTATGTTTTCATGCTTTAATAAAAGTAAGATTAAGGTAAATAGTTTCCATAATCAAGCAGTCAAAGAAGCTGGTCATAGATTAAAAGTAACCGCGAAAAGTAAAGACGGAATAATAGAGGCCGTAGAGGGAATTGAAAACTCTTTTATCTTAGGATTGCAATTTCACCCTGAAGAACAAATGATTGATGATCCATCATTTGCTAAACTATATCAAAAGTTTATTCAAGCTGCAAAAACGACAAATGTTTGA
- a CDS encoding sigma 54-interacting transcriptional regulator, producing the protein MIRKQSLQSLLQIIKIYETLINEIDVGVHIIDQQGKTILYNNKMMEIESMTKEDFLNKDFLDVFMFEEGQESTLLNALHQHKEVKNKRQTYFNNKSKEITTINNTFPIYHLDKVIGAIEIAKDVTVIERLIRKNMEHKGNTRYSFDSIIGVSPAIKEVIENTKRATRTSSSVLIIGETGTGKELFVQSIHNGSERSSAPFISQNCAAMPDSLIESLLFGTKKGAFTGAIDHPGLFEQAEGGTLLLDEINSLSPMLQAKLLRAIQEKSIRRIGDTIDRKIDVRIISTINEDPIEAIANQRLRKDLFYRLSVVSLFIPPLRERKEDILPLIDHFIMKYSYMFNMNINGVSDGVLLQFNNYDWPGNIRELEHVIEGALNLMIDEDTIEVFHLPFNLRNKPQSSIPNEQSVVGVHHVAVKDKHLPLRHLKDYLLEAEEYYINKALERNKYHQTNTAKELGLSRQSLQYRIKRLNNENL; encoded by the coding sequence ATGATCCGAAAACAATCACTTCAGTCACTACTACAAATCATCAAAATCTATGAAACTTTAATTAATGAAATCGATGTTGGAGTTCATATTATTGATCAACAAGGAAAAACAATTCTGTATAATAATAAAATGATGGAAATTGAATCGATGACCAAAGAAGATTTTCTTAACAAGGATTTTTTAGATGTGTTTATGTTTGAAGAAGGCCAAGAAAGCACTTTACTTAATGCCTTACATCAACATAAAGAAGTGAAAAATAAAAGACAAACTTACTTTAATAATAAAAGCAAAGAAATCACAACAATTAACAATACATTTCCAATTTACCATCTAGATAAAGTCATTGGAGCCATTGAAATTGCAAAAGATGTTACGGTTATTGAACGATTAATTAGAAAAAATATGGAACATAAAGGAAATACACGTTATTCCTTCGATAGCATCATTGGAGTAAGTCCTGCAATAAAAGAAGTGATTGAAAACACAAAAAGGGCTACTCGTACATCCTCATCAGTTCTCATTATTGGGGAAACCGGAACCGGTAAAGAATTATTTGTCCAAAGTATCCATAATGGAAGCGAACGATCATCCGCTCCTTTTATATCTCAAAATTGTGCCGCAATGCCTGATAGTCTCATAGAAAGTCTATTATTTGGCACTAAAAAAGGGGCATTTACAGGGGCTATCGATCATCCAGGCTTATTTGAACAAGCAGAAGGTGGAACACTTCTACTTGATGAAATAAATTCGTTAAGCCCAATGTTACAAGCAAAACTATTAAGGGCAATTCAGGAAAAATCAATTAGGCGAATAGGCGATACTATTGATAGAAAAATTGATGTACGAATAATTTCGACAATTAATGAGGATCCTATTGAAGCTATTGCCAATCAACGATTAAGAAAGGATTTATTTTACCGTCTTAGTGTCGTTTCACTATTTATTCCGCCATTGCGTGAGCGTAAAGAAGACATTTTACCATTGATAGATCACTTCATTATGAAATATAGTTATATGTTTAATATGAATATAAACGGTGTTTCAGACGGGGTTCTTCTTCAATTTAACAACTATGACTGGCCAGGAAATATTAGAGAGTTAGAACACGTCATTGAAGGTGCTCTCAATTTAATGATTGATGAAGATACTATTGAAGTCTTTCATTTACCGTTTAACCTTAGAAATAAACCCCAAAGTTCCATACCAAATGAACAATCAGTTGTGGGTGTTCACCATGTAGCTGTTAAAGACAAGCATTTACCACTTCGTCATCTTAAGGATTATTTACTAGAAGCTGAAGAATATTATATTAACAAGGCCTTAGAAAGAAATAAATACCATCAAACAAATACCGCAAAAGAGTTGGGCCTTAGTAGACAAAGTCTGCAATATCGAATAAAACGCCTAAATAACGAAAATCTTTAG
- a CDS encoding GNAT family N-acetyltransferase codes for MDKIYEGTLVCQTNGISKKFQVKKLNQRHISEILQVQSIVLENEQVKESLEPLTEEEIRHIFNDMGHIIGVFVKNCLIAFRALLYPGDNMENLGSDLDLTKDEQMKVIHLEITCVIPKYRGNGLQKILGNILMKEFIQSSINHRYLCCTVSPNNFPSLKDKLIQGMHIVKLKKKYSGGIRYILLKDLHTQMKIREDTIISVSSNDFEQQHQLLENGFAGFNLIENKLEKKIVFGKSKDETLE; via the coding sequence ATGGATAAAATCTATGAAGGAACTCTAGTGTGCCAAACAAACGGCATAAGCAAAAAATTTCAAGTTAAAAAGCTTAATCAAAGGCATATATCTGAAATTCTTCAGGTTCAAAGTATTGTTTTGGAGAATGAGCAAGTAAAAGAATCATTAGAGCCTTTAACGGAAGAAGAAATAAGGCACATTTTTAACGACATGGGTCATATCATTGGTGTCTTCGTTAAAAATTGTTTAATAGCGTTTCGAGCACTTCTTTATCCAGGGGATAATATGGAAAATTTAGGTAGTGATTTAGATTTAACAAAAGATGAACAAATGAAGGTTATTCACCTAGAAATAACCTGTGTTATACCAAAGTATAGAGGGAATGGTTTACAAAAAATACTTGGAAACATACTTATGAAAGAATTTATTCAATCAAGTATTAACCATCGTTATCTATGTTGTACCGTAAGTCCCAACAATTTTCCTAGTCTAAAAGATAAACTTATTCAGGGAATGCATATTGTTAAATTAAAGAAAAAATATAGTGGTGGAATTAGATATATTCTTTTAAAAGATTTACATACTCAAATGAAAATCAGAGAAGATACAATAATTTCTGTATCAAGTAATGATTTTGAACAACAACATCAATTATTAGAAAACGGATTTGCTGGCTTTAATTTGATAGAAAATAAACTGGAGAAGAAGATTGTCTTCGGAAAATCAAAAGATGAAACCTTGGAATAA
- a CDS encoding dipeptide epimerase produces MKIIAVGIYKIHLPLKDPFIISYDTYTSMPSIIVRMETDQGIVGYGEGVADEHVTGETQASTYQVLKGILIPAILGQNPFNIEKIHDVMNRKIYGSTTAKAAIDIACFDIIGKVVNQPVYNLLGGKYHEKFPLAHVLSILEPEEMAIEAARAVEEGYRLLKMKVGTDKWKDIERIKAVREKVGKDIIIRVDANQGWVNSADTIFVLNRIQECEIDWIEQPVLADDIDSLLEVKQKTNIPVMVDEGLKGNREMREIIIKRAADKINIKLMKCGGIYPATKLVHQAEMAGIGCQIGSMVESSIGSAAGFHVAFSKKNITSVELTGPLKFGKDVGNLAYEVPYIRLNNRPGLGIDVDENVLKELTEKHEVFKGE; encoded by the coding sequence CTTCCATTAAAAGATCCATTTATCATTAGTTATGATACGTATACATCTATGCCATCTATTATAGTCAGAATGGAAACAGATCAGGGAATTGTTGGTTATGGTGAAGGTGTTGCAGATGAACATGTAACGGGAGAAACGCAGGCAAGTACTTATCAAGTTCTAAAAGGAATACTTATCCCAGCAATTTTGGGACAGAATCCATTCAATATTGAAAAGATCCATGATGTAATGAATCGGAAAATATATGGGTCAACAACTGCTAAAGCAGCCATTGACATTGCCTGTTTTGATATTATTGGTAAAGTAGTCAATCAACCTGTTTATAATTTATTAGGGGGTAAGTATCATGAGAAGTTTCCGCTTGCTCATGTTTTAAGTATTCTTGAGCCAGAAGAAATGGCTATTGAAGCTGCTCGAGCAGTTGAAGAGGGATACCGTTTGTTAAAAATGAAAGTAGGGACTGATAAATGGAAAGATATCGAACGAATAAAAGCGGTACGAGAAAAAGTAGGCAAAGATATAATTATTCGTGTTGATGCGAATCAAGGTTGGGTAAACAGTGCTGACACAATATTTGTATTAAATAGAATTCAAGAGTGTGAAATTGATTGGATTGAACAACCTGTACTAGCTGATGATATTGATTCTTTATTAGAAGTAAAACAAAAAACCAATATACCTGTCATGGTTGATGAGGGGTTAAAAGGAAATAGAGAGATGCGAGAAATTATTATAAAACGAGCCGCTGATAAAATTAATATCAAATTAATGAAGTGTGGTGGAATCTATCCAGCAACAAAACTTGTACATCAAGCAGAAATGGCAGGAATAGGTTGTCAAATTGGCTCCATGGTCGAATCTTCAATCGGTTCAGCAGCGGGATTTCATGTAGCTTTTTCAAAGAAAAATATTACTAGTGTAGAGCTAACAGGGCCTTTAAAGTTTGGCAAAGATGTAGGTAACTTAGCTTATGAAGTACCTTATATCCGATTAAATAATCGCCCAGGTTTGGGGATTGATGTTGATGAAAATGTATTAAAAGAATTAACAGAAAAGCATGAGGTATTCAAAGGAGAATAA